The following is a genomic window from Eulemur rufifrons isolate Redbay chromosome 20, OSU_ERuf_1, whole genome shotgun sequence.
CCAGGCCTCTCTGAAGCTGGGTGGCCCAGGGCCAGGGTCTCCTGattccctctgtcctcccccaggACCCGGGGCTTCCGAGGCGCTCCACACCAAAGCTGTGTTCCAGACCTCGGAGCCAGAGGGCGGTGATGCCTGGACAGCAGTGACGGAGGCTGAGACGGAGAACACCCTGACCGTCAGCCTCACCAGCCCTCCGGATGCCGTCATCGGCCGCTACCTGCTGAGCGCGAGGGCTTCCTCTCGCCGCAAACACAGCAACCGGAAGCTGGGGGAGTTTGTTCTCCTTTTCAACCCATGGTGCCCAGGTAAGAGCTGCCGAGTCCAAGGCAGAGGTTTTCCTGGGGGTTGTCCTCAGAGGTGGGCCTGCCCTCAGAGGAGGCCTGGGAGGCAGGTTAAGGCACAGGCAGTTGAATGCCAAGAGCTGGGCAAGGGCTTGGCCCAGGCAGGGGTGAGCACCGGGCACAGGAACCTGGTAGCAGGTGCTACAAAGAGCTTGTGCCAAAGGGGCAGGAATCTGGCAGTTTCTGGTGTGCAGAGCCCAGCGGGCAGGAGATGCCTGGGGTGGGAAAGCGCCAGGGCTGGGTAAGAGCCAGGGCTGGGTAGTCAGACTGCCTTGGTTTAGTCCTAGCTCTACTAAGTTGCTTCCTTCtatatgcctcagttttctcatctgtagtaTGGGAATAATGGCAGTGCCTACCTCTTAGGACTATGGTGAGAATTCATAGAGCTAATGCTTGTAAAACACAAGGTACATTGTAAGGCCCCCATAGGGGGTACCTGGAATTAGTATTCTTATTAATGTTTAAGGACTACGAGGCTGCTATTGGCATCAAGGAGGGTCACCCAAAGGTGTCAGGACTCCTAAAATCCTTTTGTCTTGGATTGGGTTGGGGATGGTCCCAGCTTGGGGAAAGACCAGCCAGAAGGGCTGGGACTTGGCAGGGGGCACAGGGGAGCCCGCAAGCCCCCtggtgccctcccctgccccagtcagTCTCCAGGCACTGTCCTGCCATGGATCTCGAtgcagccccttccccaggctggCGAGTCCAGAGCCCCTGCCCACAACTGGCCTGGTGACTGCTTTTCAGAGGACGATGTGTTTCTGGCctcagaggaggagagaaaggagtaCGTGCTCAACGACAGTGGCATCATCTTCCGAGGCGTGGAGAAGCACATCCGAGCCCAGGGCTGGAACTACGGGCAGGTCTCCAGGGGCAGAGGCCAGACAGGGAcgtgggctgggtgtggggaaGTCAGCTGGCACAGGAGCCCTCAGGGGAGACAAGTTGGGCTCACTCTTAGAGCaaacccattcattcatccatccactgTTCACTGGGCCAGGGTGTGTGCTGGGTTCTTGGGAAGGGGAGGTACTTTGGATATAGTTCTGTTGTGGAAAGATACGTAGCTCCAGTCCCTGGTTTGCAAACATGAGCATGCATGGGATCACACAGAGGGCACATTGAAACCTAGATTGCTGGTCCTACCCCCAGAGTTGCCCACTGAGTGGGTTTAgggcagggcctgagaatttgcatttctacgtTCCCAGGTGAAGCTGATGTGGCTGGCCTGGGACCACCCACTGAGAGCCTCTGGCTTAGCTAACTAGTCATGATACCAGATGCAAAGGGGGAAGGAAAGTCAGGATGGTAGGGACAGGAGCAAAGGGAGTGCAGAAGAAAGTGAGAGGGAACTCCACCTTGGGGACTGTGCAAGGTGTCGTGACACTGGGGTTGGGTCTCTAAAGTTAGGCAGGATCTGAAcagcagaaggaagagcagaCAGAGCCGCATGGTGGTGGGAAGTGAGGGAGTCTCTGAGTCTGCTAGAGGAGCTCTGTCTGCCTGAGCTCTGGGTGCCCAGCTGGGAGACAGGCTGGACAGGCAAGTTGAGGATATGATTGTCAGGTCGAGGAGTCCTGCATTGCCCTGCATTCCAGGGGTTTAACACATTCGGGGTTCAAGAGCTGGGCAGAGAAGATATTCTGGAGAGTTCTGGGTCCCTCTAGGGGTAGCCACTACTCAGCACCCGCCTCTGGTTACCATGTTGGGAAGGGAGCCCCGACTTACCAGACCTTCCAAATCTTCAGATGCCAGAAATCTAAATTTGTATGTAAAACTCCCCCAGTTTTTCAATGTTGCCAACTAATTGAAATGCATTTGAAAACATCATGTAGACAAATGCACGCACCAGTGAGGAAGATGCAGCTCAGGAGCCACTGGTCGGACCGCAGTTACCATGGTAGCAGGGAGCCAGGGGAGGTTATTGGACAGGGAGGGGCGTGACTACAGCTGAGCTTCTGGCTCCACAGGAGACCCTTTGAGGAAGGGTTTCTGAGACTAGGGGATGCTCTGTGatgtccctgggggtgggggaggggaactcCCCTGCACAGACACAATGACTGACCGggtgaaggtggtggtggggcCTGGAATGTGTGGCTAAACACGGCCTCTAAGCACAGCCTCTCTGGGGAGCAGTTTGAGGAGGACATCCTGAACATCTGCCTCTCCATCCTGGACCGAAGCCCCAGTTACCAAGACAATCCAGCCACCGACGTGTCCCACCGCCATGACCCCGTCTACGTCACTAGGGTCATCAGTGCCATGGTGAGGAGACCACTTCCATCCCTCAAGGGTCCCCAGGCCAATCCTGGGGTCACACCCTGTGCTTCTTCCCAAGTTACCCCTTGTTTTAATcatctattgctacataacaaaccaccccaaaactcaaTGGTGTAAAGCAACCCTTTATTATGCTTACAATTTTGTAGATCAGGGATGTGGGCAGAGCATCATGACaatggcttgtctctgctccaagATTCTTCAGCTGGGGGTATCAGAATAGCTGCAGATGTCTGGCATGGTTTGGCAGGACCACATATCTGGGGCCTTGGTTCTGGTGGTCAGGAGTCCCTCGGTCCCTATCCATGTGGTATCTGCTGGAACTGGAATGTCCAGGATGACTTCTTCACCCTCAGATCGGCCCCCTGGGCTCAGATGGCCAGAACAGCTGGGACCAGCAAGTTATCACTGTGTCTCTCCATAGAGCCTTTCCACGTggctagcttgggcttcctcacagcatggcaggcCCATGCATGGCAGCTGGCCCTCCTCTTGGGTGATCGTTTCAAGAAAGAGGAAGTGGAAGCTCCCAGTCTTATAAAGCCTGGAAACTGGCATCACTTCCCCCAGTCAAAGCAGTCACAGGCCAGCTCAGACTCAAGAGGGGACATAGACCTCACCTGTCCATGGGAGGAGTGCAAACTCTAATCTGCCACAGGCCCCAGGCCACAGTGCTTCCTCCTTGAAAGGTAGCTGGAGGGCCTACCAGCTAACTGTATCACACGGAAGTGTTAGAGTCAGTGCATGGGTACCTGAGATTCCAAAATTgcacaaagctttatttctcatatttcataCCCTCCATTCCTCCACACCTTAGAGAGCTGTTGGAGCACAGAGAACCAACATCAGTGACAATCCCAAACAGTGAGCATCACAGCCCTGTGGACAGTTAAAGTCCTGAACTCAGGAGCCTCAGTCCAAGTCCTGAACTCACAGGTCACCCCTTTCACGAATTTGCTGTGTGATTTGAGCAAGTCCCTTAATGCCTCTgtagctcagttttctcatctgaaaataaaagagaacaataGAACCTACATCATAGACTTAAACAGGTGACTATGGCGTGCACAAAGTCCTTAGCATAGTCCTGGCACACcctaagcattcaataaatgttagctgtctCTATAATTACTATACCACTGACAGCCCCAAAAACAGATCATTTAAGACAGGAAATTCCAGATGATTTTCAACCAGAAAGTATCCAAATGGAAGATAATTGAAAATAAGTAGTATCAAAAAAGTAGATATTTTACAGCAGCAGATGCCCCCAATTTTCAGACAATCTAAAAGCGGGAGTGACCCTGACCGACTTCACAGTGGCAAGGCTCCTGGAGGGGGAAGCCCTGCCTGCTGGTGGACCcgtgccctccctgcccaggtgaACAGCAACAATGACCGGGGCGTGGTGCAGGGCCAGTGGCAGGGCAAATACGGCGGCGGCACCAGTCCACTGCACTGGCGCGGCAGTGTGGCCATTCTGCAGAAGTGGTTCAAGGGCAGATACAAGCCGGTCAAATACGGCCAGTGCTGGGTCTTCGCTGGAGTCATGTGCACAGGTACCCTGGGGAAGAAGGGCCCCTCCCCTAGCCTGCTCCATCATTTGTATGTATTTGCATGTATTTGCATATATTGCAATTTGTCTTCATTGATGAGGGGGAAATAGAAGTCTGGTAAATAAGAGAGAAACTGGATAGCTCATTGACTTGACTTTTGGCCTTTTATTGTGCAGAAGGAgtcccacctccctctgcctctcattCGTTGGGTGCCTTGGGCGAGCACTGGGGCCCCCTCGGCCTCGGGTCCCCTCAGGAAAATGAATGGGCTCTATTAAGTGGCTCCCAAGGTCCTGCCAGCCTTAAAGCCTGTCTGTTCGAACATGGGGGGCAGCCGTGTCTCCAGAGTCCCTGAGAGAAGGTACAAGATGGTGGCATTTCTGAGAGAGCGGAGACAGGAGTCACGGCCCCGCCACCTGCCAAAGTAGACAGACAAAGACAGGGTCGTGGGGGTTGGCGGGTGGCCAGAAATGAGGCAGGGCAGCCTGCTGGCGGGGGTCACATCCCTGCCTCTGGGTTTGGGGTCCTGGCCTGCTCCGGAGTCCCCTGGCCTCTGCTCTGCAGTCCTTAGGTGCTTGGGGATCGCCACGCGGGTCGTGTCCAACTTCAACTCGGCCCATGACACAGACAGGAACCTGAGTGTGGACAAATACGTGGACTCCTTCGGGCGGACCCTGGAGGACCTGACGGAAGACAGCATGTGGTGggtcctgcccccagcccagccacaggGGCTCCTAAAGCCCAGCAGCGGTGGCGAGGCCTCACCTCCTGTGACATGGCCTGGGAGGGCCAAGTCTGGAGCCGCTTTCCTGAGTCTAAGCCAGCTCTGGAAGGCGTGAGAGGCACCTGCAGATGGGGTCCCCTTCTGAGATACAGGGTCTTTGGACACGTGACTCAGATCAGGAGGAGGCTCAAGAGTTGATTGCCTTGAACCCCCAGTTTTACCATCTGTGGGAATCTGAGCCCTCCCTAGATTCCTGTGAccccctgggggtggggtgggaattcCTTCCACCTAGTCACCTCTGAATCAGCCCCCTGCTGCTGTGTCAGCTGCCCCTTCTCCATGCTGTGGGTCTCGGGTGGGAAACAGCCTCGCTCCTTGGCTAAAACAAAACTCTTCAcgcaaagcttttaaaaattctttttgatttaatttcctaaaataaatacattcatgtggtttaatattcaaaaggtacaaaatgggccagatgtggtggctcacgcctgttatcctagcactctgggaggccgaggtgggaggatttcttgaggtcaagaatttgagtccagcctgagcaagagcgagaccccgtctctactaaaaatagaaagaaattatatggacagctaaaaatatatatggaaaaaaattagccgggcatggtggtgcatgcctgtagtcccagctactcaggaggctgaagcagaaggatcgtttgagctcaggagttggaggttgctgtgaactaggctgatgccacggctctctagcccgggcaacagagcgagactctgtctcaaaaaaaaaaaaccaaaacaaaaggtacaaaatgagaaaatgagtcaCAGCAACAAGTCTCCCTCTCACCCAGTTCCAcagcctccctgtccccctcctggAGGCAAAACTAGTTTCCTACATCTCCTGCCAGAGAGAGGATCTGCAGATACGAAAACACACGTATATATAGCACCTACGCACCTTTACCTGCTTAAACAATCTCAGTAGCATGAGGTAATGCTGTTCTTGCTTGTACATTTGACAATTCCTTATCCGTACATAAAGTTGTCcttatttttcataatgtttgAAGTATTAACAATAACAGCGCACTCACTGAGCTCCTAGTCTGTGCCAGGCCCAGTTCTAAGTGCTGTACATGGATTAACTCATGTATTTCTCCAAACAATTGTAAGTTTAAGTATTGATTCTATTGCGCagctgagcaaactgaggcacagagaggttaagtaatctgTCTAAGACCACACAGCTACTGAGTGGAAGAATAAGGATGTGAACCCAGTCTGCCTCTCAATTGTATGAAAAAGCCATCCTTTATCTCACCATCCTATAAAGATGGACATTGCAGTtgcttcagttaaaaaaaaaaattggcttttaCAAACAAGTCTTCAGTGAATAACCTTGTTTGAATGTCTGTTCACATATGTGTGAGTCTGTCCCACACAGCCAACTTTCTAAAGATAAGGGGAGAGAATATGACCCGGAAACACAGACAGCTCTGCATTAGCAAGCAGCCATGCTGGGATGCCTCCAtcctttctgttccttgaacACACTAAGCTTTTCCTATtttcaggacctttgcacatgctgttccttcttccTGGAATGCTGTTCCCTTCACTTTTCCTGTAGCTAATTCTTTCTCATTTAAGTCTCACCTCAGATGTCGTTTACCTAGCGTAGGTCTGTGGCAGTTATTCTCTAGCTCAAGCCTCTCTTTTCTGCATTTAGTGTCACTTGCATTTGTTGGGTTAATCTGCTGACTTAATCTTACCTGTCTCCCTCATTAGAATGTAAGTTTCATGAGAGCAAAGATCTTCTGTCTTATTTGCAGTTGTATTTCTGGTACATTGAACAACAGGATcttgatatatacacacacatacatatgtatacacaaatGTATACAAACAGATGTATGAATGGTATGTGCTCATCAAGgtggttgaatgaatgattcaCAAGATGCCGCCACAGACCTCATGCAGAGTGGCAATGGGCCTGGCTCACAGTGggacccccccccgcccccgccttgGGTCTCTGTGCTCACTCTGGGCCACCTCACCCATCCTCTCTCTGTGGCAGGAATTTCCATGTGTGGAATGAGAGCTGGTTTGCCCGGCAGGACCTGGGCCCCTCTTACAATGGCTGGCAGGTTCTGGACGCCACCCCCCAGGAGGAGAGTGATGGTAGGGCTCAGCCAAGGCGGGGGGACGTCCCGGGCCCCAGCCTTTCTTCAGCCACGCTGCTCACACCCACCCCTCCTGCAGGCGTGTACCGGTGCGGCCCAGCCTCAGTCACTGCCATCCGTGAGGGCGACGTGCACCTGGCCCACGATGGCCCCTTCGTGTTTGCGGAGGTCAATGCAGACTACATCATCTGGCTGTGGCACGAGGACGAGGGCCGTGAGCGCGTGTACTCGGACACAAAGAAGATTGGGAGATGCATCAGCACCAAGGCGGTGGGCAGTGACTCCCGGGTGGACATCACAGGCCTCTACAAGTATCCAGAAGGTAAGAGCCATAAGGCGGCTTTATCAGCCTCCCCAGGACTGGCACCTGGGGCCCGGCCCTTTCCCACGTGCATGATGGTTGGTGGCAGCTTCCATTCAGCATTATCTCATGCTCTGAGCTAAGTGCCTTTATTTAGGTTCTATTAATAGCTTCCTCTGTTTGCTAAGTACCTCTTTGGTGTTAGAAAATTTCCCATGTATAACAATAATAGCTGCATTTCCTTGAACACTTGCCAATGCCAGACACTGTATTAGGTTTATTTGCATATGACAATAATGATTACTATTAGTAATAATAGTGATGACAGTAGCAggtattatttattgaacacctaggATACATGGCATTAGGCATAGCTCAgactaataataatagcagctccTGTTTCTCATCTGGCATGGCCTGTGTGTGGTCACTAATTTATGGCCACTGGTTTATTGAAGAGTCTGTACTTGTTGGGATACAAAAACAAGACACTTGTATTTTTTCTTGTAGCTGCCTCCAGCTATACCCTTTCCTACTGAATATCAGGTTCCTTAGCACTGTTGTGATTTGACACATATATTTTCTGCCATTTCTGTCTGTTAAAACAAATGTTACCAAGCAATTAAGACATCAAGCTCAAATGTCAATCAGacctgtctcctcccctcccctgagtGCACAAAAGCAGTGACCCTGGAAGGTTGCTGTAGAGAAGCAGATAGAGTCTGCTCTGGACACCTCCTCACCTCCCTTTTCTACTCAGTAGCAGACTTGgttgcacattggaatcacctgaggagctgTTTTAGTTATATGTCTTAAACCACAATTACTTATTTGGTCGATTCTGTGGGTCTGCAATTTGGGCTGTGCTCAGCTGGGATGGCTCATCTGTTCCACGTGGTGTTGGCTAGGCTCTTGCATATGTCTGGGCCTCACGTAGGACTGCTGGGATGGCTGGGCCTCTCTCCCCACTTGGCCTCTCTTTCCCTGGTAGGTTGGCCCTGGCTTGTCCAAATGGCAGCAGCATTTCCAGAAGTTGAGAATTAAAGCTGCAAGTTCTCTTGAGGCCCAGCTCAGAATTTGTACCActtcacttctgccacattctacgGTCAAAGCAATTCATGAGGCAAAGCAATTCAAGGAGTGGGAAGTAGACTCCACCTCTTAAGGGGAGAGGTTGCAAGGTATTATGGCCATTTTCAGTCCACTACAGCAGCCCAGATTGCACCTGACTAATTGAATCATAGTCACTAAAGGACGTGGCCATCAAGATTTTTAAAGGCTCCCAAGGCAGCTCCAGTGTGCAAGCAATGTTGAGAGCGTGGGTATAAGTCTTCTGGTGTTAggccaagaaagaggaagaggaggagagaagagagcaaaTGTCTTTGTCTTAATGGGTGAGGATCCAGTGCCAGTTGGTGGGCAGGAGCTGCTGCCCTGGTTCACTGTCTGTGCTTGACGGGCACAGATAGTGGATCCACTGCAGCCTGCTGCCATTGAGATTCACTCCTGTGCTGTCCCCAGGCACTGCTGAGTTCTTCAGCTATTTGGCCCCTTTCAGTGGATCCCCttgcaccccaccccctcccaccccagttgCCAACACACAGCTTCCCCCGGTGCATAGTGATCTTTGTCCCCAAGTTCTGCAGGGGGTTTACAACGCTGTGACCGCCACCCTCACCTGTACTCTGTACCTCACTCCAAAGCTGGGAACCGAGACCTGGCACTTGCGGGGTAGGGAAAACAGTCTGGACTGGTGGTCTCCCACCATGCCATCTCCCTCAGTCCTCTTCTCCCTGATCAGGTAGTACATGGGTCAGTAGGTAAGACAGGACAAGTATATCGCCCACAGGGAAGGAAATGCCAACTTCCCCTTCCTGTAGGCACCCCCAGTCTTGACCAGCCGGCCCCTTCTTCCTGGAGATCTTTAATGTTGATCTTCTTaaacacccacacacccaccaaCATTCGCTTAGTTCCCATCTCTAGGAACATTGTACTTTCAatgggggaaaggacagtcttttcaacaattgATGCTGGGAAACCTAGATATccacgtgcaaaagaatgaagttggactcttaccttacaccatatacaaaaattaactcaaaatgaatcaaagacctaaatataagagctaaaactacaaaactcttaggAGAGACCAGAcatggtggttcatgcttgtaatcctagcactctggggaaaccaaggtgggaagattgcttgaggtcagaagtttgaggttgcaatcaGTTATGATGGCACCACCGTACTCTAGCCAGGCCAACAGAGCacgaccctgtctcaaaaacaaacaaacaaacaaacaaaaaactcttaggagaaaacataggggaaaagcttcatgacattggatttgacaATGATGTCTTGGATATGTtgccaaaagcataagcaacaataataaaaaataaataaattggactatatcaaaattaaaaacttctttacATCAAAAGATAcaatcaagagaatgaaaaggcaacccagagaatgggaggaaatatttgcaaatcatatatctgatagaGGGTTCATATCcaagtatataaagaactcctgcatctcaaaaacaaacaaaaacaatccaattaaaaaatggacaaaagacttgagTAGACAGTCTCCaaaggtatacaaatggccaataagtgcatgaaaagatacccatcatcactaatcattagggaaatgcaaaccaaatccGCAAGGCAATCCACCTCATGCTTATTAAGATGGCTactacaaaggaaagaaaagaacaagtgtTGTTagggatatggagaaactggaatggGTAAGAagtgatgggaatgtaaaatggtgcagccatactatggaaaataatatggccattgctcaaaatattaaaaatagaattatcatatgattcagcaatttcacttctgggaataaaaccaaacaattgaaagcagggactagaagagatatttgtacacctgtGTTCAAAGCAGCACACACAGGTTTCAAGTAGGGAAGCAGAAGGATCAGATCAGAGATGGATTTTGGAATGAGCAGAGTGGTAAAAGGACGGGAGGGGACATTCTTGACCATTGTGCTCAGTGCCTTGCCTGTGAGCCTCTtgtccccaatttacagatgggaaaactgaagctcagaggaaCTAAGTAATGATAACGGTAATAAAAGTTCACAAACTGACCTGATAGTGAGGCAGTTTATATGGCGGGAGAAGAGGACAGATTCCAGAGATTAAGGACACTGCTCAGCAGGACTTGGGGAGGGGTCAGTGGTGGGTGCTGAGGATGAGAACACTCCCAGGTTTTCAGTTTGTACAACTGGCCAAATGGTGGTGCCATTTGCTGAGATGGGGAGGGCTGATGAGGTGTTTGCTTGGATTGAGGCACCTGCAGGACATCAGGGGGTGTGTCCAGTTCTGCGTACTGGTCTGGGGCTCAAAACAGAGGTCTGTGCTAGCAATGGGAAGGTGGAGTCTTGGGGATCCTAAACTCACACGTCTACAGGAGGCCGCAGATGGCACCTGGTGAGTGCAACAGGCTGGTGAGAATTACAGGGTGGAGACCATGGACAGCCAGAGGCCATTACTGCATGCAGAGAGTGATAAGGGAGCATGAATGGAATTCAGAGCCttactgcctgggttcaaatcccagcttcctCACTTGCCACATGAGCTGTGTGACAGGAGttacttttcttctctgtgcctcagcttccccgtctgtaaaatgggggtgataatagCACCTACATCCTAGGGAAAAAATATAACACCAAGAGctattgtgcctggcacatagtaagtctACAACAGTGGTTAGCTGTCATTGTTACATGTGGCTTTGGACCTAGTTGTCAGGAAAACTGGAAATACGCATTCTATGTGAAATACCCTGATCTGAAGTTGTTGGCAACtgattaaaaatttgtttaaatagtCAGCGAACCACAAGGCATGTGGCTGAGGTCTGCACATGGCCCTTGAGCTGCCCGTTTGAGACTCAGAGAGCCGTGGTAattaaaggaggaggaggagggggcctgTGCTGATGATGCATGATGCCCTGCAGGGTCCCGGAAGGAGCGACAAGTGTACAGCAAGGCGGTAAAGAAGCTGTTCGGCGTGGAAGCCGCTGGGAGGAGAACCCGTATCCGCAGGGCCGGGGTACGCAGTCTCTGGCGTGATGACCTCCTGGAGCCCGCCACCAAGCCCAGCATCACTGGCAAGTTCAAGGTGTTGGAGCCACCCGTGCTGGGCAACGACCTGAGACTGGCCCTGTGCCTGGCCAACCTCACCTCCCGGGCCCAGCGGGTCCAAGTCAACATGAGCGGCGCCACCATCCTCTACACGCGCAGGCCGGTGGCGGAgatcctgcatgaatcccacgcaGTGAGGCTGGGGCCACAGGAAGGTAAGAATACCCCGGCTTGGAGGGACCTGGCCCACCCACCCCTTTTCCAGGAGGGCTGGGTGGGAACGGGGTCTTCCTAGGATCCCCATTCATTCCCAAGAAGGAAAGGAACAGTCCTGAGCATTGTGCTCAGTGCTTTGCCTCTtcttcccactttacagatgagaaaactgaggatcagagaggccaaataatgataatagcagtAATAAAATTTCACAAGCATCTGGTGGCAAACTGGTGGTGAGGTG
Proteins encoded in this region:
- the TGM6 gene encoding protein-glutamine gamma-glutamyltransferase 6 isoform X1, coding for MAGVRVTAVDWQRASNGTAHHTEEYPCPELVVRRGQSFRLMLELSRALDDEETLIFTVETGPGASEALHTKAVFQTSEPEGGDAWTAVTEAETENTLTVSLTSPPDAVIGRYLLSARASSRRKHSNRKLGEFVLLFNPWCPEDDVFLASEEERKEYVLNDSGIIFRGVEKHIRAQGWNYGQFEEDILNICLSILDRSPSYQDNPATDVSHRHDPVYVTRVISAMVNSNNDRGVVQGQWQGKYGGGTSPLHWRGSVAILQKWFKGRYKPVKYGQCWVFAGVMCTVLRCLGIATRVVSNFNSAHDTDRNLSVDKYVDSFGRTLEDLTEDSMWNFHVWNESWFARQDLGPSYNGWQVLDATPQEESDGVYRCGPASVTAIREGDVHLAHDGPFVFAEVNADYIIWLWHEDEGRERVYSDTKKIGRCISTKAVGSDSRVDITGLYKYPEGSRKERQVYSKAVKKLFGVEAAGRRTRIRRAGVRSLWRDDLLEPATKPSITGKFKVLEPPVLGNDLRLALCLANLTSRAQRVQVNMSGATILYTRRPVAEILHESHAVRLGPQEEKKIPITIPYSKYKENLTEDKKILLAAMCFVTKGEKLLVEKDITLEDFITIKVLGPAVVGVAVVVEVTVANPLSEKVEDCVLMVEGSGLLQGQLSIDVPSLEPQERASVTFDITPSKSGPRQLQVDLVSPHFPDIKGFVIVHVAAAK
- the TGM6 gene encoding protein-glutamine gamma-glutamyltransferase 6 isoform X2; this encodes MAGVRVTAVDWQRASNGTAHHTEEYPCPELVVRRGQSFRLMLELSRALDDEETLIFTVETGPGASEALHTKAVFQTSEPEGGDAWTAVTEAETENTLTVSLTSPPDAVIGRYLLSARASSRRKHSNRKLGEFVLLFNPWCPEDDVFLASEEERKEYVLNDSGIIFRGVEKHIRAQGWNYGQFEEDILNICLSILDRSPSYQDNPATDVSHRHDPVYVTRVISAMVNSNNDRGVVQGQWQGKYGGGTSPLHWRGSVAILQKWFKGRYKPVKYGQCWVFAGVMCTVLRCLGIATRVVSNFNSAHDTDRNLSVDKYVDSFGRTLEDLTEDSMWNFHVWNESWFARQDLGPSYNGWQVLDATPQEESDGVYRCGPASVTAIREGDVHLAHDGPFVFAEVNADYIIWLWHEDEGRERVYSDTKKIGRCISTKAVGSDSRVDITGLYKYPEGSRKERQVYSKAVKKLFGVEAAGRRTRIRRAGVRSLWRDDLLEPATKPSITGKFKVLEPPVLGNDLRLALCLANLTSRAQRVQVNMSGATILYTRRPVAEILHESHAVRLGPQEEKKIPITIPYSKYKENLTEDKKILLAAMCFVTKGEKLLVEKDITLEDFITIKRAQPGAPGEGLSHV